From the Rhodobium gokarnense genome, the window TCGATCGAGGACTTCGCCGGCTGCGCCACCGATGACCTGGTCGGCTGGACCGAGAAGGTTGACGGCGAGGTCCAGCGCTATCCGGGCGCCCTCAGCGACTTCAACCTGTCGCGCGCCGAGGCCGAGGCGATGATCATGGACGCCCGCATCAAGGCCGGCTGGATCACGCCGGAGGACCTTGTGGCCGAGGAAGAGAGCGAGGAAGGCGAAGGCGCCGAGGCCGCCGAAGGCGACGCGGAACGCGTCTGAGCGATGACCGACCGCTGGAGCCAGCCTTTCCGCCATGCCGCCAAGGAACGAACCGAAGGAGCGCCGCTGCATCGTGACACGCCGGACCCGGAACACCGAGGACCTGCTGCGCTTTGCGTTGGCGCCGGACGGCTCCGTCGTCCCGGATCTTAAGGCACGGCTGCCGGGCCGGGGCGTCTGGATTACCGCCGACAGGGCAAACGTTGCCGAGGCGGAAAAGAAGCGGCTGTTCGGCCGCGCCTTCAAGGCTGAGGCTCACGTTGAGCCGGGCCTTGCCGAGCGCGTCGAACGGCTGATCGAGACGGCGGCCCTGTCGAGCCTGTCCATGGCCCGCAAGGCCGGCAGCGTCGTCACCGGTTTCGCCAAGGTCGAGGCGGCGATCGGCAAGGAAGCCCTTACCGCCCTCGTCATTGCGGCCGATGCCGCGGACGACGGCGCACGCAAGATGATGGCGGCCCTGCGCCGCCGTTTCGGGGATGCCGGCACACCGCCGGTTATCCGCGTTTTCGGCTCTGACCAATTGGGTTTGGCATTGGGCCGGGCAAATGTGATACATGCAGCACTGCTCGAGGCTCGGGCGAGCGAGGCAGTGGTCCGGCGCGTCCGGGACCTGACGCGCTACCGCGACGGTGCTGATCGAACGGATGACGAGATTGGAAGCCGGCAAGCGGCTCCGCAGGACTGAAGATAGTATGAGCGATTCGAACAACTCCGGCGACAAGACCATCCACGTCGAGCGCAAGAAGACGCTGTCCTTGAAGCGTACCGAACAGGGTACGGTGCGGCAGAGCTTCTCCCATGGCCGCTCCAAGGCGGTCGTGGTCGAAAAGAAGAAGCGCCGTGTCGTGATGCCGAGCCAGGGCGAGGCCGCGGCCGAGACGGCCACCGCCGAGGCGCCCAAGCCCGCCGCAAAGCCGGCTGCCGCCGAAAAGAAGCCGGCGACGGACAGCAGCGGCAAGAAAGGCGTCGTGCTGCGCAGCCTGACCTCCGACGAGGTCGATGCCCGCGCCCAGGCGTTGGCCGATGCGCGTGTCCGCGAGGCCGAGGAGCGCCAGCGCGCCGAGGAAGAGGCCAAGCGCCTTGCCGAGGAAGAGGCGCGCCGCAAGGTCGAGGAAGAAGAGGCGCGCAAGAAGGCCGAAGAGGAAGAGGCCAAGCGCAAGGCCGAGGAAGAGGAAGCCGCGCGCCAGGCCGCCGAAGAAGAGGCGCGCCTTGCCGCCGCGGAAGTCGCCCAGCCGGTGGTGCCGGATGAGGCCGCCCCGGCGCCCGCCAAGGCGGACAAGGCTCACAAGGCTGAAAAGCCGGAGAAGGAAGAGACCGACGCCGACGGCGCCCTGAAGCCGGTGAAGCGCCCGCGCGCCGCCGAGACCAAGACCGCCCGCCGCGGCGACGAGCGCCGGCGCACCAAGCTGACCATCACCAGCGCCTTTGAGGACGACGCGGAACGCGGCCGCAGCCTTGCCGCCATGCGCCGCCGCCGCGAGCGCGAAAAGGCACGGGCCTCCCAGGCGGGCGGCGCCCGCGAGAAGGTCGTGCGCGACGTCATCATCCCCGAGACGATCACCATCCAGGAACTGGCCAACCGCATGGCCGAGCGCGCCGTCGACGTCATCAAGATGTTGATGAAGCAGGGCCAGATGCTGAAGATCAACGACGTCATCGACGCCGATACCGCCCAGCTCATCGCCGAGGAACTCGGCCACAGCGTCAAGCGCGTGTCCGAGGCCGACGTCGAGGAGGGCCTGTTCAGCGAGGATGACGCCACCGAGGACATGGCGCAGCGCCCGCCGGTCGTGACCATCATGGGCCACGTCGACCACGGCAAGACCTCGCTGCTCGATGCCATCCGCCACGCCAACGTGGTCTCCGGCGAGGCCGGCGGCATCACCCAGCATATCGGCGCCTACCAGGTCGAGCAGAACGGCCAGAAGATCACCTTCATCGACACCCCGGGCCACGCCGCCTTCACGGCGATGCGCGCCCGCGGCGCCCAGGTGACCGACGTCGTCATCCTGGTGGTTGCGGCAGACGACGGCGTCATGCCGCAGACGATCGAGGCGATCAACCACGCCAAGGCCGCCGAGGTGCCGATCATCGTCGCCATCAACAAGATCGACAAGCCCGGCGCCGACCC encodes:
- a CDS encoding RNA-binding protein, producing MPPRNEPKERRCIVTRRTRNTEDLLRFALAPDGSVVPDLKARLPGRGVWITADRANVAEAEKKRLFGRAFKAEAHVEPGLAERVERLIETAALSSLSMARKAGSVVTGFAKVEAAIGKEALTALVIAADAADDGARKMMAALRRRFGDAGTPPVIRVFGSDQLGLALGRANVIHAALLEARASEAVVRRVRDLTRYRDGADRTDDEIGSRQAAPQD
- the infB gene encoding translation initiation factor IF-2, which produces MSDSNNSGDKTIHVERKKTLSLKRTEQGTVRQSFSHGRSKAVVVEKKKRRVVMPSQGEAAAETATAEAPKPAAKPAAAEKKPATDSSGKKGVVLRSLTSDEVDARAQALADARVREAEERQRAEEEAKRLAEEEARRKVEEEEARKKAEEEEAKRKAEEEEAARQAAEEEARLAAAEVAQPVVPDEAAPAPAKADKAHKAEKPEKEETDADGALKPVKRPRAAETKTARRGDERRRTKLTITSAFEDDAERGRSLAAMRRRREREKARASQAGGAREKVVRDVIIPETITIQELANRMAERAVDVIKMLMKQGQMLKINDVIDADTAQLIAEELGHSVKRVSEADVEEGLFSEDDATEDMAQRPPVVTIMGHVDHGKTSLLDAIRHANVVSGEAGGITQHIGAYQVEQNGQKITFIDTPGHAAFTAMRARGAQVTDVVILVVAADDGVMPQTIEAINHAKAAEVPIIVAINKIDKPGADPNRVRTELLQHEIVVESMGGDTLEVEVSALKKTNLEGVLEAILLQTELMELQANPDREAEGIVIEAKLDKGRGPVATVLVQRGTLEVGNILVAGAEWGRVRALIDDHGEQTTEAGPSMPVEVLGFQGTPEAGDRFAVVENEARAREVVEYRQRQRREKSHAATARGSLQQMMSRLQEDGRKEFVLVIKGDVQGSVEAINGALDKLGNEEVAARVVHGAVGGITESDVTLAAASHAPIIGFNVRANRQAREAAEREGVEIRYYNIIYDLVDDVKAAMSGMLSPERRETMLGNAEILEVFNISKVGKVAGCRVTDGNVERGAGVRLIRDDVVVHEGKLSTLKRFKDEVKNVVAGQECGMAFENYQDMRPGDVIECYRVEEVARTL